GGTCCAGCTATTGGAGGGATGATGTTCGGATTTGTTTCGATGAAAGTGTTTCTAATTTCCATGATGGTTGCATATTTCATCGCACTTTGTTTAGAGGCTACAATGGATTTTTCTTTATATGAAACAAAGATTGAAAAAAAGAGAGAATCCGTGCTAAAAAGTATGAAAGAGGGACTAAGATATTTAAATAAGAAGCCACTTGTCAAAACACTATTGTTGACTACTTTATGGATGAATTTCTTCTTCTCAGCAGTCAGTGTAGGATTAGTTTTTGTGTTAGTCCAAAAAATAGGCATACCTTCTACACAAGTTGGATTTATCGAGGGTTCTGGAGCAATTGGAATGCTAGTTGCCTCTCTCTATTTATCATCGAGAAGTGATCTAAGATCGCCATTACATTTTGCTAAGAATTCCGCATTTACAATGTGTATCGTTGTTGCATCTATTACACTTCCATTATTTTTAGCAGTGAATAGTACATACACGTTTATCTTTTATATGTTCTTAATGATAATGTTCTCTGCTTTAGGTGTGTTTGCCAATACCCCAACAGGTGTAGTTATCCAAAATGCAATTGATGATGAGTATCGAGGACGTGTATTTGGTATAATCGAAACTTTATCTGTTGGTATGGGACCAATTGGATCGGTTATCTTCGGTGCGTTATTTGATGTAGTGGATGCAAAAGTAATTTTCCTATGTACGAGTTTACTCTTGATAGTATGTATTGCTTGGTTAATGAGAACATCTAAAATTGGTCGGCATGGTGATGAATGGACGAATTAATAAAAAGTAATTCCCATATGGAAAGCACATATGAACATAAAAATTTGGAAATAAGTTAAATTTATTTGCTTCTATGTATTTACTTTTTGGAAAAATGAGAGTAGTATAACCTCACAAATTAAGTTTCATATTTCTAAATCGCTGAAGTGTAATTTCACGGGGGAACCAATTTTTGGGTTGTATAATTTACATCCTTGGGGTGAATCCTTTTATGGTAGGGCTACTCATGGCCCGAATCCGACAGCTAACCTCGTAAGCGTTATAGGAGAAGAAAAATGGAGCTTGCTAGGCAAACCAATATGTCTACAAGTCATTTTTATCATGGCTTGTAGATTTTTTCTTTTCTTTCAGCTAGAAGTAGGAAACACATTTTTTTCGGAGAAGGTGTTTATAATTGAAGTTTTCGTTAAAACGAATGTTAATAGGTAGACCTTTAAAATCTACAGAATTAGGGGAACAAAAGCTCAATAAAACGAAAGCTCTAGCAATATTATCATCTGATGCTTTGTCTTCAGTAGCATATGGACCTGAGCAAATTTTAATCGTCTTAATGACTTTAGGGGCTGCAGCTTTTTGGTATTCGCTCCCAATTGCAGTTTTTGTTATCATCCTTTTAGTAGCTTTAATCCTTTCTTATAGACAAGTCATTTTCGCTTATCCGCATGGTGGTGGCGCTTATGTTGTTTCAAGGGAAAATTTAGGGGTCAATGCAGGTCTTGTTTCAGGTGCTTCACTGTTAGTTGATTATATTTTAACGGTGGCAGTTAGTGTTTCTGCAGGTACAGATGCAATTACATCGGCATTTCCTGGACTACATGCATATAGTGTAGAGATGTCAGTTCTATTTGTACTGATCTTAACCGTTATCAATTTACGTGGAATAACTGAATCTGCATCTGTTTTAGCTTATCCAGTGTATCTTTTTGCGGCATCTTTACTAATCTTAATTGTTGTTGGGGTCTATAGAATTGTTACCGGTCAAGTTTCTCCAGACCTTCATGCTTCAATTGGTACACCAGTTGCAGGAATTAGTTTATTTATTTTGTTAAAAGCTTTTGCTTCTGGGAGTTCTGCATTAACTGGGGTAGAAGCGATTTCTAATGCAATTCCTAATTTTAGAGATCCAGCACCAAACAATGCCTCAAAAACATTGATGGCAATGGGATTACTATTGGCAATTCTTTTTTCAGGAATCGTTTTTCTTGCATATTATTTAGGAATTAGCCCAAGTCCAACAGAAACTGTTGTATCACAAATTGCAAAAGAAAACTTCGGGCGTACTATTTTTTACTTTGTTATTCAGGGAATGACAGCACTTATTTTAGTGCTTGCTGCTAATACGGGGTATTCTGCATTTCCATTACTTGCAGTAAATCTTTCGAAGGATAGATATATTCCTAGAATGTTCCAAGTCCGAGGTGATCGTTTAGGCTATTCAAATGGGATCATTTTTTTAGGTGTATTTGCTGTTATTCTTATCATAATAACACAAGGTTCGACAGAAAAATTAATTCCTTTGTATGCTGTTGGTGTATTTATCCCATTTACACTAGCTCAAACAGGTATGATGGTGAAATGGTGGAAAGAAAGACCAAAGGGTTGGATCGTTAAGTTTTCTATTAATACAGTAGGAGCATTTATATCTTTTGTTGTAGCCATGATTTTCTTTATCACAAAATTTGACCATGTGTGGCCAGTTATTATCTTTTTACCAACTTTAATTTTCGTGTTTCATCGTATTAATCATCACTATAAACTGGTTGGTGAGCAATTACGAGTTGATAAATTGAATAATGTACTTCCTTCTATCGATGGCAATGTTGTGTTAGTCCCTGTTGGAGGAATTAGCAAGGTAGTGGAACATTCGCTAAGTTATGCGAAGTTATTAAATCCAGAACATCTAATCGCAATCTATGTAGGATTCGATAAAGAAGATTTACGTACATTTGAAGAGAAATGGACTCGTAGATTTCCAGATGTAAAGCTGTTAACGTTGTATTCACCATATCGTAGCTTAGTTTCACCACTTACGAAAGTGGTCGATAAAATTGAATACAAAGCAAAACAAGAAAATCGCCAAGTATCAATTGTTATTCCTCAATTTATACCGAAAAAAGGTTGGCATAATATCTTGCATAACCAATCAAGTTTGCTAATTAGAACAACACTTTTATACAGAAAAGATGTAGTCGTTATTACAGTGCCATTCCATTTATCAAAATAAGTAAATTTTTGTAAATTTACAAGGAGTGTTTTTGGAGGAATTGGGTATAGTAACTGTAAGTAAATAAGCGACATTAAAACACGGCTTACCTTGAATGTTATAAATGGAAAAGGTGCTTATCCATGTTGGGGAGGCAGAAACCAATGAGATTTTTCGTGTTTTATCTAGGGTTAGTACTGTTCATAGTGGGGCTTGCATATCCACTAGGCATAGGGGAAGCGAATATTTTTAAGTATATTTTATACATTGGCATTATTACATTTGGTATTGGTATTTTATTACTACCTGGTAAGACAAATTAAAAATAAGTATAAGTGTTGCATTTAAGAAAAAGTTGTTGGATGGTGAGTATATGTTCGCACGATTCGAAGAGATAGAAGGCTTTATTGTAAAGGGGTTCGCTGTAAAAAGTGGTGGTCGAGCAGACATTCCAGCTCAATGGGATATTCTTGAACAAGAACTAGAAAAGCTAAATCTTCGACCTAAAATTACGTATGGTGTTTGTGTATCCATGGGTGATGAAGGCTTGCATTATGTAGCCGGTTTAGCTTCTAATACAGTCAAAGGTATTCATGCCCCAGATCAAGTATTAGTCTCAGCAGGCCGTTATCTTGTAGGAGTCGTAGAGCATGGAATTGAAGACATTCCAGCAAGTTTTGAAGCATTATTAAATGTTAAAGGAATTAACTTTAGGCATGCACCATGCTTTGAAAAATATCACTTTTATGATGAAGCAGAAATTCACGGGATTGAACTTTGGGTACCAATTGCTTAAGTTAATATTTGTAAAAGCTACAGATCATACATCTGTAGCTTTTATTTTTTAATAAATTTCTTTTAAAGGATAAACATGGTAGTCTATATTTAAAGGATATTTTTGGAGATTCTAGGGGGTGCAAAGTTGAACAATAAGAGTAAGATGATCGTTAATCCATTTGAAAAGGTGATGAACTTTAGAGATATGGGTGGCTATCAAACAGAGGATGGAAGACGTGTTAAGAAGGGTATTTTATATCGTTCGGGTGATTTGTCCAAAATGACAGAAAATGATAAAGCTGTATTTGAGAAGCTTGGTATTCGGACCATTTTCGATTATCGAGATCATGGAGAAGCCAAAGCAAAACCAGATCCTGAATTCTCTAATGTGGTGAATATTCGCATTCCAGCTAAAGGGAATGTGGGATTTGAAATGCCAACAGTGACTTTAAAAGATATAAATAATCGAGAATTGCTAAAAAATATTAACGCAGATATTTTCAATAAAATGTACAGCCAAATGGCTTTCAATAATCCATCTTATAAAAAGTTAATGGAGATTATTCAAGAACCAGATCAATTAGGGTTACTTCATCATTGTGCTGCTGGAAAGGATCGTACAGGTGTCGGAGGAGCATTAATATTACTGACATTAGGAATTTCGCGTGCTACCATACTAGTGGATTATTTATTGACCAATGATTATATGAAGCCGATGAGAGATGCAATGATTCCAATTTTGTCTCAACATTTAAACGAACAAGAAATGCAACAGTTCGGGGATATTATGAGTGCTAAGGAAAGCTATCTACAAGCAGTCTTTAACGCAATCGATCAAAATTACGGGGATACTGATCGTTTTTTAGAAGCTGAATTTGGGTTAGATTTCTCAAAACGCCAACGATTACAGCGATATTATTTAGAATAATAGAATAGGATGCCTCATTTGCTTAGAATGTTTAATGAGACATCCTTTTTATAATTCGAGAGATGTGTTTATCACTCACACCAGAAGAAAGTTTCTCTTTATTATTTTCCACTTTTTATTGCTTTTTACTTATAAATTGTATATCGTTTTTTGTATCTATAGGTGAATTATTATTCGACTTTGTTATCTCTATGTGGTAAATGGCAATAAAAAAATAAGCAATAAAGGGGACATTAAATGGAAAATAAAAAAAGTAAACAAAAGTGGATTGTAGCTGGACTGTTGCTGACAATTCTCATGTCATCTATGGACAATACAATCGTAGCTACAGCAATGGGGACTATTGTAGGTGACTTAGGTGGATTAGATAAGTTTATTTGGGTAACATCTGCTTATATGGTAGCAGAGATGGCTGGAATGCCTATTTTCGGGAAACTCTCAGATATGTTTGGAAGAAAACGCTTCTTTATCATGGGGATTACTTTATTTATGGTGGGATCCATTTTATGTGGTACAGCTCAAAGCATTGAACAGTTAAGTATATATCGCGCCATTCAAGGAATTGGTGGGGGTGCTTTGATTCCGATTACATTTACCATTATGTTTGATATTTTCCCTCCGGAAAAAAGAGGGAAGATGGGAGGACTTTTTGGAGCGGTTTTCGGGTTATCTAGTGTATTTGGGCCCTTACTTGGAGCATATATAACAGATTATATTAGTTGGCATTGGATTTTTTATATCAATCTTCCACTTGGAATCTTATCTCTCGTTCTTATTTCCTTAAACTATACTGAATCACTTCAACATCAGAAACAGAAAATTGACTGGCTTGGTGCTATTACACTTGTAGGAGCAGTTGTATGTCTGATGTTCGCTCTTGAACTAGGAGGCAATACATATGCTTGGGATTCAGTAAATATTATTAGTCTATTTTCGGGTTTTTTTGTCTTATTTATTGTATTTATATTTGCTGAAAGAAGGGCAGCAGAACCTGTCATTTCGTTTTCAATGTTTAAAGATCGAATATTTGCTGCAAGTACGATTTTAGGTCTTCTATACGGAGTAGCTTTTATAGTTGGTTCTGTGTATATACCGATTTTTATACAGGGAGTAACAGGGGGAACTGCAACTAACTCAGGATTAATCTTACTTCCTATGATGTTAGGGGTTGTAGTGTCTGCACAAACAGGAGCTATCAGTGCAGCGAAATTTGGTTATCGAAATGTGATGATAGTTTTCGCTCTTATTTTTGTTACAGGGATATACTTATTAAGTACTGTAACTGCTGACACAACGAGAGCGACAATTACTTGGTATATGATTATCGTTGGTCTAGGTACAGGGGCTTCTTTTTCTGTATTGAATATGGCAGCCATTCACAATATAGGACCGGAACGACGTGGATCTGCGAATTCAACCGTGTCATTTGTCCGTCAATTAGGAATGACAGTCGGAATTACTGTTTACGGTATTATTCAGCGAAATGTTTTTTCTGACAAACTGAAAGAGGCATTCCATGGGGCTGATAATATGTTTAGTGGAGCAAATAGTG
This window of the Rummeliibacillus pycnus genome carries:
- a CDS encoding MFS transporter encodes the protein MSEELKVKRATRNLYTFLVSKMLTSLGFGVFNFGISLYILSVTGSALSFATNILFNVLPRALAAPLAGYVADRFPKKRIVVASMAGITLSVAVLIIYTIMFGISVPAIYTITVIFSTIGAFNGVAFSSSLPNLVGKQRLQKAMSFNQVSYSIGSIGGPAIGGMMFGFVSMKVFLISMMVAYFIALCLEATMDFSLYETKIEKKRESVLKSMKEGLRYLNKKPLVKTLLLTTLWMNFFFSAVSVGLVFVLVQKIGIPSTQVGFIEGSGAIGMLVASLYLSSRSDLRSPLHFAKNSAFTMCIVVASITLPLFLAVNSTYTFIFYMFLMIMFSALGVFANTPTGVVIQNAIDDEYRGRVFGIIETLSVGMGPIGSVIFGALFDVVDAKVIFLCTSLLLIVCIAWLMRTSKIGRHGDEWTN
- a CDS encoding APC family permease; amino-acid sequence: MKFSLKRMLIGRPLKSTELGEQKLNKTKALAILSSDALSSVAYGPEQILIVLMTLGAAAFWYSLPIAVFVIILLVALILSYRQVIFAYPHGGGAYVVSRENLGVNAGLVSGASLLVDYILTVAVSVSAGTDAITSAFPGLHAYSVEMSVLFVLILTVINLRGITESASVLAYPVYLFAASLLILIVVGVYRIVTGQVSPDLHASIGTPVAGISLFILLKAFASGSSALTGVEAISNAIPNFRDPAPNNASKTLMAMGLLLAILFSGIVFLAYYLGISPSPTETVVSQIAKENFGRTIFYFVIQGMTALILVLAANTGYSAFPLLAVNLSKDRYIPRMFQVRGDRLGYSNGIIFLGVFAVILIIITQGSTEKLIPLYAVGVFIPFTLAQTGMMVKWWKERPKGWIVKFSINTVGAFISFVVAMIFFITKFDHVWPVIIFLPTLIFVFHRINHHYKLVGEQLRVDKLNNVLPSIDGNVVLVPVGGISKVVEHSLSYAKLLNPEHLIAIYVGFDKEDLRTFEEKWTRRFPDVKLLTLYSPYRSLVSPLTKVVDKIEYKAKQENRQVSIVIPQFIPKKGWHNILHNQSSLLIRTTLLYRKDVVVITVPFHLSK
- a CDS encoding GyrI-like domain-containing protein yields the protein MFARFEEIEGFIVKGFAVKSGGRADIPAQWDILEQELEKLNLRPKITYGVCVSMGDEGLHYVAGLASNTVKGIHAPDQVLVSAGRYLVGVVEHGIEDIPASFEALLNVKGINFRHAPCFEKYHFYDEAEIHGIELWVPIA
- a CDS encoding tyrosine-protein phosphatase, whose protein sequence is MNNKSKMIVNPFEKVMNFRDMGGYQTEDGRRVKKGILYRSGDLSKMTENDKAVFEKLGIRTIFDYRDHGEAKAKPDPEFSNVVNIRIPAKGNVGFEMPTVTLKDINNRELLKNINADIFNKMYSQMAFNNPSYKKLMEIIQEPDQLGLLHHCAAGKDRTGVGGALILLTLGISRATILVDYLLTNDYMKPMRDAMIPILSQHLNEQEMQQFGDIMSAKESYLQAVFNAIDQNYGDTDRFLEAEFGLDFSKRQRLQRYYLE
- a CDS encoding MDR family MFS transporter — translated: MENKKSKQKWIVAGLLLTILMSSMDNTIVATAMGTIVGDLGGLDKFIWVTSAYMVAEMAGMPIFGKLSDMFGRKRFFIMGITLFMVGSILCGTAQSIEQLSIYRAIQGIGGGALIPITFTIMFDIFPPEKRGKMGGLFGAVFGLSSVFGPLLGAYITDYISWHWIFYINLPLGILSLVLISLNYTESLQHQKQKIDWLGAITLVGAVVCLMFALELGGNTYAWDSVNIISLFSGFFVLFIVFIFAERRAAEPVISFSMFKDRIFAASTILGLLYGVAFIVGSVYIPIFIQGVTGGTATNSGLILLPMMLGVVVSAQTGAISAAKFGYRNVMIVFALIFVTGIYLLSTVTADTTRATITWYMIIVGLGTGASFSVLNMAAIHNIGPERRGSANSTVSFVRQLGMTVGITVYGIIQRNVFSDKLKEAFHGADNMFSGANSDPRALLSEQARASMPEQVLTKIIHALANSIGYTFSWAMIPAILVVIFVFLLTNDRLVGSQGANGKKEITGSVELEPNSKIKG